From Echeneis naucrates chromosome 7, fEcheNa1.1, whole genome shotgun sequence, one genomic window encodes:
- the klhl21 gene encoding kelch-like protein 21 yields MEKPVLQTQPSILPFFDTAHAFNLLRGIHELRAERKFFDVTLCAEGREFHCHRTVLAAASTYFRAMFAGTLRESVMDRVVLHEVSAELLGLLVDFCYTGRVTVTQDNVDLLLKTADLFQFPSVKEACCAFLEQRLDVSNCLEIQDFAEAYACRDLAASARRFVLKNIMELAKGTDFERLPWKRLLEFISDDGLCVDKEETVYQIAVRWVKADLQRRLHYWPELLQQVRLPFVRRFFLLAHVESDPLVYLSPTCLRMVNEARSFQSCEYDRYDRPCHRMRPRPSTGLAEILVVVGGCDQDCDELVTVDCYNPQTGQWRYLAEFPDHLGGGYSIAALGNDMYVTGGSDGSRLYDGVWRYKSSVNEWTEVSPMLKAREYHSSCVLKGQLYVVASDSTERYDHALDCWEGLPAMMHPMDNCSTTTCNGRLYAIGCLTGEDTMAIQSYDADTNRWSMVKCGQLPPWSFTPKTVTLSGLIYFVRDDSAEVDVYNPQKNEWDKISPMTQVHVGGSVAALGGKLYVSGGYDNTFELSDVVEAYDPTSRTWSLAGRLPQPTFWHGSVSIFRQFMPLVSSAFEPTDIPESNAIHLHRHQRHQELHNLNNNLNQNQNQDVNPAH; encoded by the exons ATGGAAAAGCCAGTTTTGCAGACGCAACCGTCCATTCTGCCTTTTTTCGACACGGCCCACGCCTTCAACCTGCTGCGGGGAATCCACGAACTCAGAGCCGAAAGAAAGTTTTTCGATGTGACCTTGTGCGCCGAGGGCCGTGAGTTCCACTGTCATCGCACAGTGCTGGCCGCTGCCAGCACCTACTTCCGGGCCATGTTTGCGGGGACGCTGAGGGAGAGTGTTATGGACCGGGTGGTTCTACACGAGGTGTCGGCTGAGCTTTTAGGTCTGCTGGTGGACTTCTGTTACACGGGACGCGTCACCGTCACTCAGGATAATgtggacctcctcctgaagacGGCCGATCTGTTTCAGTTTCCCTCAGTCAAAGAGGCCTGCTGTGCGTTTCTGGAGCAGCGGCTGGACGTTTCCAACTGCTTAGAAATCCAGGACTTCGCAGAGGCTTACGCCTGCCGAGACCTGGCGGCCAGCGCTCGCCGTTTTGTCCTCAAAAACATAATGGAGCTGGCCAAAGGGACAGACTTTGAGCGCTTACCGTGGAAGCGCCTGCTTGAGTTCATATCAGACGATGGGCTTTGCGTGGACAAGGAGGAGACGGTTTATCAAATTGCGGTGCGCTGGGTGAAGGCGGATCTCCAACGAAGACTGCACTACTGGCCCGAGCTCCTCCAGCAGGTCCGACTTCCTTTCGTCAGGAGGTTCTTCCTGCTGGCCCACGTGGAGAGCGACCCACTGGTCTACCTATCGCCCACATGTCTCCGCATGGTGAACGAAGCCCGCAGCTTCCAGTCGTGCGAGTACGACCGCTACGACAGGCCCTGCCACCGCATGAGGCCACGACCGTCCACAGGACTGGCAGAAAtcctggtggtggtgggaggctGCGACCAGGACTGTGACGAGCTGGTCACCGTGGACTGCTACAACCCCCAGACGGGACAGTGGCGCTACTTGGCCGAATTCCCTGACCACCTTGGAGGAGGCTACAGCATAGCCGCCCTGGGAAACGACATGTATGTCACAG GTGGCTCTGATGGTTCTCGCCTTTATGATGGCGTGTGGCGATACAAGTCCAGTGTCAATGAGTGGACGGAGGTGTCTCCCATGTTGAAGGCTCGCGAGTACCACAGCTCTTGTGTGCTGAAAGGGCAGCTCTACGTGGTGGCGTCTGACAGCACAGAACGCTACGATCACGCTCTGGACTGCTGGGAGGGCTTGCCGGCCATGATGCACCCCATGGACAACTGCTCCACCACCACGTGTAACGGACGCCTGTACGCCATCGGCTGTCTAACCGGCGAAGACACCATGGCCATCCAGAGCTACGACGCAGACACCAACCGCTGGTCCATGGTTAAATGTGGACAGCTGCCTCCGTGGTCCTTCACGCCAAAAACTGTGACCCTCAGCGGACTCATCTACTTCGTCAG GGATGACTCTGCTGAGGTGGATGTTTATAATCCTCAAAAGAACGAGTGGGACAAAATTAGTCCAATGACCCAG GTCCATGTTGGAGGAAGTGTGGCAGCCTTGGGCGGTAAGCTTTATGTGTCTGGCGGTTACGACAACACGTTTGAGCTGTCCGATGTGGTGGAAGCCTACGACCCGACCTCACGCACGTGGTCTCTTGCTGGACGACTACCTCAGCCGACCTTCTGGCATGGCAGCGTCAGCATATTCCGACAGTTCATGCCGCTGGTGTCCAGTGCGTTCGAACCTACGGACATACCCGAGTCGAACGCCATTCACCTGCACCGGCACCAGCGTCACCAAGAACTCCACAACCTTAACAACAATCTCAACCAAAACCAGAACCAGGATGTGAACCCAGCGCACTGA
- the zbtb48 gene encoding telomere zinc finger-associated protein isoform X2 has translation MSGAPERPAVQSSHAQRVLSSLNQQRAVGRFCDAVLNVGGGVLYLAHRNILACFSELFQQSNAPTSPGTEFCLQECPNDGLELLLNFVYTGELKLDPENLDKVQHAATSLCVPEALALCRQFKETSAGPVPFKRKRGRPKKAASNTTSHCSVKEENSLKTIKDDADADMAGLSSSTTTTRSGRVVKGPRRLVTDESPAADCAASDTASKRAPNTPVEKDSGDGVDHQNAAGGAEMTELQMDVNENAASRAVEEEDEDEDAGDFEGINDGSDEEYVPVAEPASSTLSASTAQKRKSKTEKTENGEAVEEESKSDCVQCPICDKSFKSKYYLKVHNRRHTGERPFGCPKCGKRYFRKENLLIHEIRDCARVQTYTCVTCSATFNGKEQLRLHVVSHTGEMPHKCSSCPEQFLYKKNLTIHMMKIHGYPKPHACPQCPKTFLTRTELRVHEAAKHRGEKPFVCEECGHRASSRNGLQMHIKAIHRNERPFVCNLCGHAFSQKNNLNMHLRIHSGEKPYQCHLCGKTFRTQASLDKHHRTHTGERPFGCDVCEQRFTEKGALVRHKASKHEEGRPHCCHICGKTFKAREQLRVHLRRHKGMRKFECVDCGYKFTRQAHLRRHIQIHKRTENYNPRQRKLRNVVVQDTDYAGEGANPEADPSSGLGSSCIVGVVIQSSEVASNRSLGQVEAAESFSVPEVLQQTQLVAEVYESTVNMEGIVENISARKT, from the exons ATGAGTGGAGCCCCAGAGAGGCCTGCAGTCCAAAGCAGCCATGCTCAGCGGGTTCTGTCCTCCCTgaaccagcagagggcagtggGAAGGTTTTGTGATGCCGTGTTGAACGTGGGAGGCGGGGTGCTCTACCTCGCCCATCGCAACATCCTGGCCTGTTTCAGTGAGCTGTTCCAGCAGTCCAACGCGCCCACGTCACCGGGCACAGAGTTCTGCCTCCAGGAGTGTCCCAACGACGGCCTGGAGCTGCTCCTGAACTTCGTCTACACGGGGGAGCTCAAGTTGGATCCTGAGAACCTGGACAAGGTTCAGCACGCTGCAACCAGCCTGTGTGTCCCAGAAGCGCTTGCTCTCTGTCGGCAGTTCAAGGAGACATCAGCAGGTCCTGTTCCTTTCAAGCGTAAAAGAGGCAGACCTAAAAAGGCCGCATCCAATACGACCTCTCACTGCTCAGTCAAAGAAGAGAACTCACTGAAAACCATAAAAGATGATGCTGATGCCGACATGGCTGGGTTAAGCTCCAGTACCACCACCACCCGATCTGGTCGTGTAGTTAAAGGCCCCAGGAGACTGGTGACTGATGAGAGCCCTGCGGCTGATTGTGCAGCCAGTGACACAGCCAGCAAGAGGGCCCCAAACACTCCCGTGGAGAAAGACAGTGGTGATGGTGTGGATCATCAAAACGCAGCTGGGGGAGCTGAG ATGACCGAGTTACAGATGGATGTAAACGAGAATGCCGCCAGCCGggcggtggaggaggaagacgaggacGAGGACGCGGGGGATTTTGAAGGGATCAACGACGGCTCGGACGAGGAGTACGTGCCCGTTGCCGAGCCGGCTTCCTCAACCCTGTCTGCGTCGACAGCACAGAAACGCAAAAGTAAGACGGAGAAAACGGAGAACGGGGAGGCCGTGGAAGAAGAGTCCAAGAGCGATTGTGTGCAGTGTCCCATCTGTGACAAGTCCTTCAAGAGCAAGTACTACCTCAAAGTCCACAACAG GAGGCACACGGGGGAGAGGCCGTTTGGTTGCCCTAAATGTGGAAAGAGGTATTTCAGGAAGGAGAATCTTTTAATACATGAGATCAGAGACTGTGCTCGAGTACAG ACTTACACCTGTGTGACCTGCTCAGCAACCTTCAATGGAAAAGAACAGCTACGTCTGCACGTTGTGTCCCACACAGGAGAAATGCCCCACAAG TGCTCATCGTGCCCCGAACAGTTTCTGTACAAGAAGAACTTGACGATTCACATGATGAAGATCCACGGATATCCAAAACCGCATGCG TGCCCACAGTGCCCCAAAACTTTCCTGACTAGGACTGAGCTCCGCGTGCACGAAGCAGCCAAACATCGCGGTGAAAAGCCGTTCGTGTGCGAGGAGTGCGGCCATCGAGCCTCCAGTCGAAACGGCCTGCAGATGCATATCAAAGCCATTCACAG AAACGAACGGCCGTTTGTATGTAACTTGTGCGGGCACGCGTTCTCCCAGAAGAACAACCTGAACATGCATCTGCGTATACACAGCGGTGAGAAGCCGTACCAATGTCATCTCTGTGGCAAAACCTTCAGGACACAAG CCAGTCTAGACAAACACCACCGGACGCACACTGGCGAGCGCCCCTTCGGATGTGACGTCTGTGAGCAGCGATTCACAGAGAAAGGCGCTCTGGTCCGCCACAAGGCCAGCAAGCACGAGGAAGGTCGGCCTCACTGTTGTCACATCTGCGGCAAAACCTTCAAAG CGAGGGAGCAGCTTCGTGTTCACCTGCGGCGCCACAAAGGGATGAGGAAGTTTGAGTGCGTAGACTGCGGCTACAAGTTCACACGGCAG GCTCATCTGAGACGACATATTCAGATCCACAAACGCACTGAGAACTACAACCCCCGGCAGAGGAAGCTCAGAAACGTGGTCGTGCAGGAC ACGGATTACGCTGGAGAGGGCGCGAACCCGGAGGCCGACCCCTCGTCGGGCCTCGGCTCCAGCTGCATCGTGGGGGTGGTGATTCAGTCGAGCGAGGTGGCGTCCAATCGGAGCCTGGGACAAGTGGAGGCAGCAGAGAGTTTCTCTGTGCCAGAGGTCCTGCAGCAGACGCAGCTGGTGGCCGAGGTGTACGAGTCCACGGTGAACATGGAGGGAATTGTTGAGAACATTTCAGCGAGGAAGACCTGA
- the zbtb48 gene encoding telomere zinc finger-associated protein isoform X1, which produces MSGAPERPAVQSSHAQRVLSSLNQQRAVGRFCDAVLNVGGGVLYLAHRNILACFSELFQQSNAPTSPGTEFCLQECPNDGLELLLNFVYTGELKLDPENLDKVQHAATSLCVPEALALCRQFKETSAGPVPFKRKRGRPKKAASNTTSHCSVKEENSLKTIKDDADADMAGLSSSTTTTRSGRVVKGPRRLVTDESPAADCAASDTASKRAPNTPVEKDSGDGVDHQNAAGGAEMTELQMDVNENAASRAVEEEDEDEDAGDFEGINDGSDEEYVPVAEPASSTLSASTAQKRKSKTEKTENGEAVEEESKSDCVQCPICDKSFKSKYYLKVHNRRHTGERPFGCPKCGKRYFRKENLLIHEIRDCARVQTYTCVTCSATFNGKEQLRLHVVSHTGEMPHKCSSCPEQFLYKKNLTIHMMKIHGYPKPHACPQCPKTFLTRTELRVHEAAKHRGEKPFVCEECGHRASSRNGLQMHIKAIHRNERPFVCNLCGHAFSQKNNLNMHLRIHSGEKPYQCHLCGKTFRTQASLDKHHRTHTGERPFGCDVCEQRFTEKGALVRHKASKHEEGRPHCCHICGKTFKAREQLRVHLRRHKGMRKFECVDCGYKFTRQAHLRRHIQIHKRTENYNPRQRKLRNVVVQDVGGSSGENKATKTAGSEQTDYAGEGANPEADPSSGLGSSCIVGVVIQSSEVASNRSLGQVEAAESFSVPEVLQQTQLVAEVYESTVNMEGIVENISARKT; this is translated from the exons ATGAGTGGAGCCCCAGAGAGGCCTGCAGTCCAAAGCAGCCATGCTCAGCGGGTTCTGTCCTCCCTgaaccagcagagggcagtggGAAGGTTTTGTGATGCCGTGTTGAACGTGGGAGGCGGGGTGCTCTACCTCGCCCATCGCAACATCCTGGCCTGTTTCAGTGAGCTGTTCCAGCAGTCCAACGCGCCCACGTCACCGGGCACAGAGTTCTGCCTCCAGGAGTGTCCCAACGACGGCCTGGAGCTGCTCCTGAACTTCGTCTACACGGGGGAGCTCAAGTTGGATCCTGAGAACCTGGACAAGGTTCAGCACGCTGCAACCAGCCTGTGTGTCCCAGAAGCGCTTGCTCTCTGTCGGCAGTTCAAGGAGACATCAGCAGGTCCTGTTCCTTTCAAGCGTAAAAGAGGCAGACCTAAAAAGGCCGCATCCAATACGACCTCTCACTGCTCAGTCAAAGAAGAGAACTCACTGAAAACCATAAAAGATGATGCTGATGCCGACATGGCTGGGTTAAGCTCCAGTACCACCACCACCCGATCTGGTCGTGTAGTTAAAGGCCCCAGGAGACTGGTGACTGATGAGAGCCCTGCGGCTGATTGTGCAGCCAGTGACACAGCCAGCAAGAGGGCCCCAAACACTCCCGTGGAGAAAGACAGTGGTGATGGTGTGGATCATCAAAACGCAGCTGGGGGAGCTGAG ATGACCGAGTTACAGATGGATGTAAACGAGAATGCCGCCAGCCGggcggtggaggaggaagacgaggacGAGGACGCGGGGGATTTTGAAGGGATCAACGACGGCTCGGACGAGGAGTACGTGCCCGTTGCCGAGCCGGCTTCCTCAACCCTGTCTGCGTCGACAGCACAGAAACGCAAAAGTAAGACGGAGAAAACGGAGAACGGGGAGGCCGTGGAAGAAGAGTCCAAGAGCGATTGTGTGCAGTGTCCCATCTGTGACAAGTCCTTCAAGAGCAAGTACTACCTCAAAGTCCACAACAG GAGGCACACGGGGGAGAGGCCGTTTGGTTGCCCTAAATGTGGAAAGAGGTATTTCAGGAAGGAGAATCTTTTAATACATGAGATCAGAGACTGTGCTCGAGTACAG ACTTACACCTGTGTGACCTGCTCAGCAACCTTCAATGGAAAAGAACAGCTACGTCTGCACGTTGTGTCCCACACAGGAGAAATGCCCCACAAG TGCTCATCGTGCCCCGAACAGTTTCTGTACAAGAAGAACTTGACGATTCACATGATGAAGATCCACGGATATCCAAAACCGCATGCG TGCCCACAGTGCCCCAAAACTTTCCTGACTAGGACTGAGCTCCGCGTGCACGAAGCAGCCAAACATCGCGGTGAAAAGCCGTTCGTGTGCGAGGAGTGCGGCCATCGAGCCTCCAGTCGAAACGGCCTGCAGATGCATATCAAAGCCATTCACAG AAACGAACGGCCGTTTGTATGTAACTTGTGCGGGCACGCGTTCTCCCAGAAGAACAACCTGAACATGCATCTGCGTATACACAGCGGTGAGAAGCCGTACCAATGTCATCTCTGTGGCAAAACCTTCAGGACACAAG CCAGTCTAGACAAACACCACCGGACGCACACTGGCGAGCGCCCCTTCGGATGTGACGTCTGTGAGCAGCGATTCACAGAGAAAGGCGCTCTGGTCCGCCACAAGGCCAGCAAGCACGAGGAAGGTCGGCCTCACTGTTGTCACATCTGCGGCAAAACCTTCAAAG CGAGGGAGCAGCTTCGTGTTCACCTGCGGCGCCACAAAGGGATGAGGAAGTTTGAGTGCGTAGACTGCGGCTACAAGTTCACACGGCAG GCTCATCTGAGACGACATATTCAGATCCACAAACGCACTGAGAACTACAACCCCCGGCAGAGGAAGCTCAGAAACGTGGTCGTGCAGGACGTCGGGGGAAGTTCCGGTGAGAACAAAGCCACTAAGACGGCGGGAAGTGAGCAGACGGATTACGCTGGAGAGGGCGCGAACCCGGAGGCCGACCCCTCGTCGGGCCTCGGCTCCAGCTGCATCGTGGGGGTGGTGATTCAGTCGAGCGAGGTGGCGTCCAATCGGAGCCTGGGACAAGTGGAGGCAGCAGAGAGTTTCTCTGTGCCAGAGGTCCTGCAGCAGACGCAGCTGGTGGCCGAGGTGTACGAGTCCACGGTGAACATGGAGGGAATTGTTGAGAACATTTCAGCGAGGAAGACCTGA
- the nol9 gene encoding polynucleotide 5'-hydroxyl-kinase NOL9: MKVKPTQVKGQSKSQKWKDVRGKRCRQPISSSEINSTPIMARLIKEHHTAVKKKPNVKRLKNKSKAVSDFKKNNAQSGLKKSYSQANGSAAFTMDDSDDSQDWKAYSQSFHGNGVETEVNTEDVQQGRLDEKSLHHCAERDDRKHHAILVMQRNQTLCFRGKCFLTCLYGRVEVMGFTIEEGQQSYPLYSPASHCPLVIRALESSDDTRDDKTEASSILQKYLSPASHKKLLKQVLSHTSIILLEPMETPLTRFLSSFENLSQLFSPPMSELMSAVLDTPLNGLGMVPLVSNIEGLKMSKSYRDALNTVVSACRGDMDGCAVILVCGNKNVGKSTFIRTLINTLLNHTTSVDYLECDLGQTEFTPAGCLSLSTVREPLLGPPFTHQRTPEHMIYYGQSTCESDLDRYLESLKSLWRRRSQSRETPVVLNTMGWVRGFGFQLLVDMIRFFPVSHVVQLSHGNSTHCPSLTPDFLRTAHGFQTHPPAQTAMDEFTESHSPPRSYTHLAVRSEFQGAGSQGTAKHQRSNEQRDLSLMAYLSQLQTPDPGPVRPLHSLTPYQVPHTAVALGVVHCEVVPNHMFYAANGSLVGLCCLAEKITSRGGPVLLSQAPICPCVGFGVLRGIDMARGLYFLLTPVDPSILRKVNCLLLGAISLPSCILTTQLGSEGEMPYVTTDYSFNLSGAGKLRVYKGLMRPGQMGI, from the exons ATGAAGGTAAAACCCACACAGGTTAAGGGCCAGAGTAAATCTCAGAAGTGGAAGGATGTTAGGGGAAAACGGTGCAGACAGCCCATCAGTTCCTCTGAGATCAACTCGACACCCATCATGGCCAGGTTGATAAAAGAGCACCACacagctgtgaagaaaaagCCCAATGTCAAGAGACTGAAAAATAAGTCGAAGGCGGTCTCTGACTTCAAGAAAAACAATGCTCAGTCTGGACTAAAGAAGTCTTACAGTCAGGCTAATGGAAGCGCAGCATTTACAATGGACGACTCAGATGACTCACAAGACTGGAAGGCGTATTCTCAGTCTTTTCATGGGAACGGTGTGGAGACCGAGGTGAACACAGAGGACGTCCAGCAAGGTAGACTGGATGAAAAGTCTCTCCATCACTGTGCAGAGAGGGATGATCGGAAACACCACGCCATCCTTGTCATGCAGAGAAATCAG ACCTTGTGTTTCCGTGGGAAGTGCTTTCTGACCTGTCTGTACGGTCGTGTAGAGGTCATGGGGTTCACTATTGAAGAAGGACAGCAGTCATATCCACTCTACTCCCCGGCCTCACATTGTCCCCTGGTCATTAGAGCGCTGGAAAGTTCTGATGACACCAGAGATGACAAAACAGAGGCTTCCTCCATCCTTCAAAAGTATCTGTCACCAG CATCACACAAAAAGTTGCTAAAACAGGTATTGTCACACACATCCATCATCCTATTGGAGCCCATGGAGACGCCTCTGACACGGTTTCTGTCCAGCTTTGAAAATCTCAGCCAACTGTTCAGCCCCCCAATG AGTGAACTCATGTCAGCAGTTCTTGACACTCCACTCAATGGATTGGGGATGGTTCCTCTGGTCAGCAACATCGAGGGcctgaaaatgtcaaagagcTACAGAGATGCTCTTAACACAGTGGTCAGTGCTTGCAGAG GGGACATGGACGGCTGTGCTGTGATCCTCGTATGTGGCAACAAGAACGTGGGAAAGTCGACATTTATCCGCACCCTCATCAACACCTTACTGAATCA caccACTAGTGTAGATTATCTGGAATGTGACCTTGGTCAGACTGAATTCACTCCTGCTGGTTGTCTGTCGCTGTCGACCGTCAGAGAACCCCTTCTGG GACCACCTTTCACACATCAGCGCACACCAGAGCATATGATCTACTACGGTCAGTCCACTTGTGAGTCGGACCTGGACCGCTACCTGGAATCTCTGAAGTCCTTGTGGCGTCGGCGCTCCCAAAGCAGAGAGACTCCCGTCGTTCTCAACACCATGGgctgggtcagag GATTTGGATTCCAGCTGTTGGTGGACATGATCCGCTTCTTCCCAGTCTCGCACGTCGTGCAGCTCAGTCACGGCAACAGCACCCACTGCCCGTCGCTCACTCCAGACTTCCTGAGGACAGCACACGGCTTTCAGACGCACCCCCCTGCCCAGACCGCTATGGACGAGTTTACAGAGAGCCACAGCCCCCCCAGAAGCTACACTCACCTTGCTGTCCGATCAGAGTTTCAGGGAGCCGGCAGTCAAGGGACAGC GAAACACCAACGCAGTAATGAGCAACGAGATTTGTCACTGATGGCCTACCTGAGCCAGCTGCAGACTCCTGATCCGGGGCCAGTCAGACCCCTGCACAGCCTCACACCGTACCAG GTGCCCCACACTGCTGTGGCTTTAGGTGTGGTCCATTGTGAGGTGGTTCCCAATCACATGTTTTATGCTGCCAATGGCAGCCTGGTGGGGCTCTGCTGCCTGGCAGAGAAAATAACAAGCAGAGGAGGCCCGGTCCTGCTGTCCCAGGCACCCATCTGCCCCTGTGTGGGCTTCG GTGTACTTCGGGGTATTGACATGGCGCGAGGGCTGTACTTCCTGCTGACGCCCGTGGATCCCTCCATCCTTCGAAAAGTTAACTGTCTGCTATTGGGCGCCATTTCGCTGCCTTCCTGCATCCTCACCACACAG CTGGGCTCTGAGGGGGAGATGCCCTACGTCACCACGGACTACAGTTTCAATCTCAGCGGTGCAGGAAAGCTGCGAGTCTACAAGGGACTGATGAGACCCGGTCAAATGGGGATCTAA